A portion of the Epinephelus moara isolate mb chromosome 4, YSFRI_EMoa_1.0, whole genome shotgun sequence genome contains these proteins:
- the sybl1 gene encoding vesicle-associated membrane protein 7 produces MAILFAVVARGTTILAKHAWCGGNFLEVTEQILAKIPSENNKLTYSHGSYLFHYICHDRIIYLCITDDDFERSRAFSFLSEVKKRFQTTYGSRAQTALPYAMNSEFSSTLAAQMKHHSDPRGSDRVTETQMQVDDLKGIMVRNIDLVAQRGEKLELLIDKTENLVDSSVTFKTTSRNLARAMCMKNLKLTIVIVMVGLVILYIIVSAACGGLSWPTCVK; encoded by the exons atggcaatcCTGTTTGCTGTGGTGGCTCGTGGAACCACGATCCTGGCAAAGCATGCATGGTGTGGCGGCAACTTCCTGGAAGTGACTGAACAGATTTTGGCCAAAATACCATCAGAGAATAACAAATTGACCTACAGCCACGGCAG ctaTCTCTTTCATTACATCTGCCATGACAGAATCATATACCTGTGTATCACTGACGAT GACTTTGAGAGGTCACGTGCATTCAGCTTCCTCAGTGAAGTCAAGAAGCGCTTCCAGACGACGTACGGGTCGAGAGCGCAAACAGCCCTGCCTTACGCCATGAACAGCGAGTTCTCCTCAACACTGGCAGCTCAGATG AAACACCACTCTGACCCACGAGGATCAGATCGCGTCACTGAGACTCAGATGCAGGTGGATGACCTGAAGGGCATTATGGTCCGCAACATTG ACTTGGTAgctcagagaggagagaagctTGAGTTGCTGATCGACAAGACAGAAAATCTGGTTGATTCA TCGGTGACATTTAAGACCACAAGTCGTAACCTTGCACGAGCCATGTGTATGAAGAACCTCAAGCTGACTATTGTCATTGTGATGGTGGGCCTG GTGATCCTTTACATTATTGTTTCTGCTGCCTGTGGAGGCCTCAGCTGGCCCACTTGTGTCAAATGA
- the polr1d gene encoding DNA-directed RNA polymerases I and III subunit RPAC2, giving the protein MAGEGEKKPVLEMVQADGADEGCVTFVLHDEDHTLGNALRYMIMKTVDVDFCGYTITHPSESKINFRVQTRGGIPATELLRRGLNELSDVSQHVLNTFQARVNEFKERQEQPME; this is encoded by the exons ATGGCTGGAGAGGGCGAAAAGAAGCCAGTGCTGGAGATG GTCCAGGCTGATGGGGCTGATGAAGGCTGTGTGACATTTGTGCTGCATGATGAAGACCATACACTGGGCAACGCCCTCAGATATATGATCATGAAGAC TGTGGATGTGGATTTTTGTGGCTACACCATCACCCACCCGTCTGAGAGCAAGATCAACTTTCGCGTTCAGACACGAG GGGGCATTCCGGCCACAGAGCTGCTGCGGAGAGGCCTGAATGAGCTCAGCGATGTTTCTCAGCATGTTCTCAACACCTTTCAG GCCAGAGTTAATGAGTTCAAAGAGAGGCAGGAGCAGCCCATGGAGTGA